Below is a window of Bacillus sp. SM2101 DNA.
GGGATTTAATAAATTTTTTATATAGTCTGTTCAAGCTAGTAAAGTCTGCAAAGTACACCTGCAAGTTATAACCTACTAAATAATTAATCAAAAAAACTTGTTATTCCACAATATGGCCCAATTGTTTAATGTCACCATGTTATTTTCAACATAAAAAACACCCTTTGAAAATGCACATCCAAAGGATAAAAAGGTTTAACTTTTCCAAAACAGTACATCTTTCTTATATAAGGTACATCTTTGTTTCAAAGCTAAAGAAAAAAACTATCAATATATCACGAATTATCTGGATGAACTAATGACACCTCTCAATATTTGAGAGAATAAGAATTACAACTCTTTGCATAATATCTTCTTACATAAATATATTTACTATGTTATATAAAACGGTTTGTTTTATAGTTGAACTACACTCAAATTATTATTTAGATGCAGATCATTTTTTTCAGTTTCTGTCCAATAATTGATATTTGATAATCTATTAATAGATTTACCTATCTCTTTATCACTATCAGCAGTTATTAATCCTGATGCAATCCCATTTAGAAAAAAAGAGTTTATCATTAAAAAATATTAATGAATGTACCTAAAGTAACAGCAACAGTACAACAAGGATTTGTTAATTTCCATCCCTTATTTTGTTAAAAAACCCTAAATATTGTACTCAAATTAAAGGATGCATTAGGGGTTTGAAAAGTTAATTAATTAAGAGTTCTTAAAAATCAACTGTTCAATACTGTCCATTATTTCATACGTAGTTGTAGGTCTTTATATACTTCTTTATGTTCTAGTTCAAAATCTTCCAAGTGTTGTTCAATTTTTCGTTCTAGAATTGTCCAATATCTACTGCCACGTTTCATTTTGTTTTGAACAAAGCCTTTTAAGTTATTCCCTATAGCCTCTTCAATGGTGAAATCTGGAAGAAGGACCCAAGTTAACTCCATATGAAAATTGTAAAGAGGTTTGTCGCTCATTGATAGATATAATGGAGGGTTGGAAGAGCATGCAGAAGTTAATTTAGGAGGAAAATTCATGTAAAATGGTTGTTGGATTTGGAGGTTACCCTTGATAAGCTCTAAATTAGGATATCAGACATTTTCTTTAATTTGATACTCCTAACATTAGCTTCAAGCATAAAGTCTCTTAAACCAAAAATAAGAATCCGTTTTGAAAAAATTGAAAAAAATTAAGCCAATGTCTCCTCAGTTTATGGAAAAATTGACTTAGTTTGCTTTTGTTTGTTGGAGAATCTTTAGTTCAGCTTCCAACTGTATTGGTTACCTTTTTATTCTGGTGATTAAAACCCAAATGTTTTCTCTCCCACTATTCATCTTACTATTTCAGTACGTGAAGATAACTAATTAAGATTGACCATTGCATTCCTCGTGAAATTTTCTTAAATAATCTTCCATAAATACATGCCGTTTTTTTGCAATCTCTTTAGAAATTGGTAAATTCATTCTTTCTTTAAGTAATAGTAATTTTTCATAAAAATGATTAATCGTTGTTGTTTTTGTTTGCTTATATTCTTCAAAGGACTTATGTTTTTTTGGAACAACATTAGGATTATATATTTCTTGTTTAATGTACCCCCCATAAGTAAATGTTCTAGCAATTCCTATAGCCCCAATAGCATCTAATCGATCAGCATCTTGAACGATCTTACCTTCTTTAGTTTTCATAATTGAAGTTGCACCATTTCCTTTGAAAGACATGGTTTTGATAATCGAGCAAACATGAGATATTGTATTATCATCAATATTTAATATATCCATCCATTCTTTTGCCACTTTTGGACCAATAGTGGCATCTCCATTGTTAAACTTCCAGTCTGAGATGTCATGGAGTAAAGTGGCCAATTGAACAACTAGCATATCTACATCTTCATTCTTACTAATAAGTAACGCGTTTTTCCAAACTCTATAAATATGCCACCAATCATGCCCTGAGCCTTCCCCTTCAAGAGTAGATCTTACAAATTTTACTGTTTCTTCAATAACTAATTCTTTTTTCATATAATTTTGACTATCTCCTTTAGCATTATATTACAAGTTTTTCTTTTTTCATTTTTTTACTGTTAATATGTTCATGAAATTTTTGTGCAATAAATCTTTGATCACTATCAAGTAAAGTGTGCATTCCAACAAGCTCCTCTTGTCTCGCCAATTTTTGAATACAGTAGAAAAGTTCTCCATAAACTAATTGAAGATAAGGTCCGAGAATACTTAAATCCCTAAAATTTACAGGTAATCCTTCATTTAACAAGAAGAAATTATTTTTTGACTTATTTGCACAATCCCATATTAGAGGGTGACTATTATTCTTGCAATACTTAGAAATCTGTTTTATATCAAATTCAATATCTCTTGAACTTGCAGAAGCAAGGATAGCTCCATCTTTAAAGTGTTCAAAAATACTCCCACTCAATGATGTTTTTCCAGTAGCACCGATAATAATATCAGCATCTTTAATTAAATCTTCCAATTCTCCTGTTCTATATCCTTCAACACGAGCAGTTAATGAAAGAATTGGATCGATATCAAAAACTGACACAAAAGCCTCTCGTCCCTTTAATGCGATAGAGCATGATTTACCAATCTTACCGTATCCAAGAACAAGACATGATTTTCCTTGTATTAAATCTGTAAATTCTTCACGTAAAATTCTCTCTAATGAATAAATTACAGCATCACCAATCAATGTATCTTCTATATTTTTCAGAGGACTAAAAGCTATTGATAGAATGGGAAGTTGCTGCCGATCATACTTTTTATAACGCCAATGCCCTTGAGCTGTATCTTCAACAATACCTACAACACTACCTAAAGATTTAATTGTATCTAGGTGTGAGGATAAATAACCACCAACTTCTTGTATTACTAACTTTTTGTTGCTGTTACTAATTTCAATTATTTTCTCTAAAGCTATAGTGGAAACATCAGTAATATCGTTGGGAGTTATCACTGGAATACCATGCTTTTTTAGCTTTATTGCAGCGTTTATATCAAGAGAATACGGAATAGCAATGACATATTCCACTGGCCAGATTTTATTTAAATATAGAATATAGTCAACAGAGGTTGGTAGTACATGAGTTATGAGTAGACAGTGTATATTGTTATTATTTCGTTTATATATGTTAATAGAATTAAAGAAATCCTCATGAGTAAACAATGTAATCACCTTTCTAAGTAAGTTTATTAAAGTTTTTATGGATTTAATGTAGTCTTATACAAATCAAAATTAATAATTAAAAAGGATTATTATAAAGAGCTCTATTTTAGAACTTCAGGCTAGAGAAGCATAGTTATTTAATTTGTATAAATTGAACATCTATCATAAACCAACTTTAAAAGAGTGCAAAACATGCTTTTCGAAAACACTCAAAATTACCTTTATGCTCTTTTAAGAATTTATTATGGTTTCTTAGAATAAAATCAACTTCATCTTCAATGTTTCCTATGATTGTTTTATTATGAAAACATGGAACAATTGAACCATCTGAATCTATAATTATAGATTTAGAGGAAAACATACAATTAGGGATTGTATATTGGGTGTTGGAAATTAGAAATTTAGCTAACCTGTAATGAAAACTATTGGATTCATTATTATAGTGATCCTTTATTATTGATAGGAGCTGTTCTTTCTGATCTACTGTTGCAGTATCCCATGACAATAAGTTATGTGAATCCATTAAATTTAAATTTAGGCTAAAACCCATTTCTTCAGAAAAATGAACAATGTCTTCTACGTCAGTTAAATTGTTGGGAGAAATAGTTGTGTTTAACGTAACTTTACTAGCATATCCCAAAGAATGAATTAATTGTAGGGATTTCAGTAATTCGCTATGTTTCCCCCTGAACTTATTTCCATAACTATCGTTAAGACTATCAAGGCTTATACCAAGTTTTACATTATTTTTAAAAATATCTTTCAGAATCTGTTCGGTAAGTAATATACCATTTGTTAAAATTAATATATTTCTTACTTTTTTGGAGATTTCACTTATAAAAGTTAGTAAATCTTTTCTAAGAAGAGGTTCCCCTCCTGTGATTGTCAACCTATCTATCGGGGATTTTACTGTGATATTATCAAAAAACTCGTAAAACTTTGGTAAATCTAAGTCGGCATTATTGATTGAATAAGTATCGTTATTGTAAAAACAATATTTACATTTCAAATTGCATTTTGTTGTTAAAATTAAACCCACATGATTAATCAACTAAAAAATCATCTCCTATGCGTTATCTGTTTATGTCTTTTAAAAAATGTAGTTTTCGGTAGTATATTTTTGAATACCCTGAGCTTTACATGGAGAGGCGAAAAAATTATAAATGTCTCGAAAAGCCTATTCGGTTGCTTTTTTTGAAAAATTTTCAGCTGAGGATCCATGTCAAGCGAAAAATTGTTACTGTATAAACCCTGTATAGAACGAATAAACGTACTGTTGCCTACTTAAATTATTAGTTATAAGTAGTCTCATTTAAAAATTCATTGTTTGTTGATTCTATCCAGTCATGAAAATACACATCTGTTCCTATATTTGCAAAATTATTTAATATATTTTTAAAGATACCAATTGAAATATAGTTTTTATGAAATTTAAATGCTGTTATTATTTTTTTAAGAACATCTTTATCAATAACAGCTTTTCTAAATAAAAAATCAAAAAAAAGAATTCCTTTTCCACAAATTAATCCTAAAAATCCAAAATTATCATTAATATTATAATAATCAGAAATAGGGATATTTTTTGTATACTCAATATTATTTTTATAAAGTTGATAAGAGTATTTTATTTGTTTAGAATAGATAGTCTCACCAAATCTTTCTTTTAGATATAACAATTGAATGAACTCTGTTAAACTTTCAAGAAGTAAAAACCTACCTTTATTATAAAAAATGGTATTAAGGCCGATTTCTTGATGAATTATCTCATGAAACAAATATTTATATAACAAAACAGATGGCTTTGATAATAGCTTAGGATTAAATAGGATCAATCCTTTATAAGAAATTGCATTCACATTTAAGCAATGAGAGTCCATTATCCTTATATTTAATGGTTTCTCGAAAATAGAGTAATAAAAATTCAGAAATTTCCTTATCTCTTCACATATATTCAAATGTGAAAAAACTTTTTTAGTGGATGGTGAAACTATAACCTTTCTATTTTGTATCAAAATGCAAAAATTTGTACAATTGATGTTGTTATCGTTCGAAACAATTACTAAGTCTCTTAGGTCGAATATTTGATATTTTCCATCTTTCGTTTTCACAGCATTTGTAGTGAAGAGGCATTGGGAATTTATGTGTATTTTGATATTATTTAAGTTAGAACATAAAGAAAAATATGGAAAGTGATAAATCCCAGGAGTTATATTTATGTTCGATAATTTTATAGTACTTCCATACTTAATAAATAATTTAGTGAATTTTGTGTTATCACTTATTTTTACAAATTGTCCTTTTTGGTATTGTATAGGGTTTAAGGATTGATCACTATTAATTTCAATAATTTTGTATGATTCATCTAAAAAAAAAATCATTTCTTTAGTTGGGTGTTTAAAAACAATTTCTGTTTGAATATCCATTTTTTGTAAATAATAATTTATCTTAATACTGAAATGACTGATCTCATTGTATAATAAAATATTACTTTTTATGTAAATCACCCCAACATGAAAAGATAGCTTCCCCATCTATAGAAAGTTGAAAGTTATCAATCACTATATCAAAATGATAAGGCTCCTCAAAAATCCCATCCATATTGATATTATTCCCAAAGCCTATATGACAAGTTCCTAAACATTTCTCATAGCTAGACAAAAACTTTAGTTTCCTTACACCTTGATTTGTTCCTATACCAAATTCTGCAAAGGGCACTTTTTTGTTTTTATATTTTCCATAATTAAAAGAAGCAAAGCCATTATTAATAGTTATCTCCGCTTTTTTACTTCCGCATTCTTGGATAATAATGCCCTCTGCTGTAAATGGTTTAGGGGCAAAAAACACCTCTCCTCCTGGAATTTGAAATAAAGATTCATTTTCACTAAATTTGCAATTTTCCACAAAAATCCTTTTACCTTTTTCTTTTTGAAATTTCATATTAGTACCATTAGGGCTTTTTATTTGGAATGAGTCACCATTATCAATTAGGTTTTTTACTTTCTCATTTCTATTTCTTAATTCACTATATTCGATATTAATTGCTTTTAAATGTATATTAACAATATCATTGATATACTTCTTAGGAATATTTAGTGTTGGATCGTCAAAAAGTATTGTAGGAATTCTTAATTCTTCACACCTTTTAATTAATAAATGTAGATTTAAAAAGTCTGATGTTACTATATATAATTGTGTACCTGTAGGCTTTTGATTTAAAACAAACAATAATTTTTTCAGATCGTCTTGGTTAACTATATAATATTCCTCAATATTTACTTTTTTATTCCTTAAGGAGTTAATTAATTTATCAACAAAGATGGATTTTCTTTTCTCTCTCACAAGTAATATTTTATGTGATTTAGTTACTTGATTATCAAATGAACCGAACTTTATGAATTCATTCATGTAATCCCACTCTATTTAATTGAATTTCTTTAGGGCAACTCTTCTTAATATAGTATACTGGTATATTAGACAGTATTAAGAGAAGGCTAGCAAAATACCATATGAATGAGTATCCTATTTTTTGATTAATGTAACCAATTAAGAGGGCCAGGAAAAATCCAGCAAGTGATTGTAGAGCAGTTAATCCGGAATAAAATGTGGCGCGTTTTTGTCCAGGAATATAATCTTGGACCCATGCTCCATACGATGAATGTTGCATACCTAAGCCAAATTCAAAGATTGTTAGACCCACCAAAAAAAAGAATAAGCTAGAATGTAGTCCAACCAATAGAAGTCCCATAGCAGAAAGAACGGTACCAAACACAAGTATTGTTAGAGTAGTAACCTTCTTCTTAGTTAAAAAAGCGGTAAAGAAACTAGCTAAACTAATAACTGCCATAAACAGAACTAGTAATATACCCATGAATTCAATTTCTAAACCAAGCATATTATTTCCATAAACCTGCCAAGTCAATAAGAACCCTAGTAAAGCACCGTGGCTTAATATATTTCTTAATAATATTATGAGCATTGTCTTATTTTTGATGAAATCTAAAGTAGTAATTTTTATTTCCTTAATAATACTTTTTTCTGATCTAGATCCATAGTTATCTTCAAACCTAATGAAAATAACTAATGATAGAGCTATAGCTATTAATCCGCCTAGCACAACAGGTATATAGTTATTTATGCTACTTGATATTGATGCCAAAAGTGCACCAACTACTGAAAAGGCAGTTGCAAAACCAACTATTTTAGGATAGGCAATATCTTTATAATCGAACTTGTTTACTTCATTAAGTTTATCCAGATACCATGCTTGTGGGGATCCTGATATTAAAGATACACCTAGGGACATAATAATTGCTGATATAATAAATAATATGAAACTTGATGATAACCCGAATAAACAAAGACCTAGGCCCCAAGTGAAAAATCCAATTGAAGTTATTTTTTTTCGACCAAATAAATCTGATATATTCCCACTAGGGTAGTCAAATATTGCTAATGATAGCGAAGCTACAGCAAAAATAATACTAATTTGAAAAGGACTAATTCCTTTAAGGCTCATTAGGACAATATATACTGCTCCATACATTTTATCAACCATACTGTAACCAGATAACATAACACCAGTAAATATAGTATATTTTTTATGTAATTCTAATTTTTTCATAATTATACTCCTCTATGTATCTTTCATAATCACAAACTAACTCTATGACACTTTTAGGATTGAGTGTCCTCTTGTTAAAATAACTTTGTACAAAGTAAAACCCTAACATATACGAGATACTTTCTATAGGATATATATAAGCTTGAATGCATGCTTGTTTAATTTCAGATTGACTAAATACAGGAAAATAATTTGATAAAGTTGAAATGATTTTTCTAAAATCAAGATTATTTGAATGTGTATATAATGTAGCCATGGCTAAAAGAATAGCTTTGCTAATTCCCAATTCAAATTCATCAATGAAATTGATATCTTTAAAAATCTTATAAGTAAAAAAATGTTCACAATATTTAGCCCAACCTTCTTCAAATACTGGGTTAAAAAAAATTATGTTTTCTTGATAATTACTCTTGGATTTTAGCGTCCATGAATAGTGATGTCCTGGATAAACTTCATGTATAACTCCTAAAATTGAATTAATATTATTGACTTTATTTTTGTCATATATCATTGCACCTAAGATATGTTCTTTCTGTAAATCCATACATTTCATATATCCAAATTTCCCATGCATATCTACATTAATATTATTTAACTCAGTAATTTGTAAGCTCTTTATGAATGTGTCGTTAACATTAAAATGATTTTTTCCAATCTTTATTAATTGACTTAAAACTTCTTCAGAAGGTGATTTTAAGACTTCATTAAAACTTGTTGAAAAGCTTCTTTTTGTTGGTTGTAAAAAATCAGCTCTTACTGATAAATGAGCTTTTAATTTCTCAAGTAATAATCCAAGGTCTATTGTTAATCCTGATTCAAGATAAATATATGTAGCTAGATTTTCTTCTCCTAAAGGCCTTTTTAATGGTATAGATTCCTGTGATTTGTTTTTTAAAAAAGATGAAAAAGAGTTAATCTCTTTTGTTAATATACTAAGCTCTATTAATGGAATATTGAGGTCTTGTTTAATTTTTTCTAAATTCTTATTAAAATGACTTATATTGAGGATAGCAGTTAAACAATCTAGTTTTGTTAATTTACTATGATTTAAATTCTCCCTTGCAACTTTAAAGAAATCGGGTAAATATTTGATTCTACAGGATATTTGTTCATGGTTTGGGACAGGTGATTGAAATATATTTTCAAAGTTTCTCCAAATAACGGAAATAGTATTCAATGAATTTATTATGTAGAAATTCGGTTTTCTCCATATTTCTAACGCTTCTAATTCAAAAAGCCTCAGCTTTACTGCCCTGTTCAGTTTTCTAAAGCTTCTTGAATCTTTATAACTAATCTCCTCCATTCTCTTTTGCAAATTTTTATAGCAATTTATGGTTTTTAAAATATTTTTTTTTGAATAGATTGTTAAATAACTTCTCTGTATTCCCCAATGAGTAGCAAGGCCAGGGTAAAATTCACTAGAAATCTTAATATATTCATCTCTTAATTTAGAGTAAATCTCCATGTTAATCACTCCAAAGTATAAGAACTTCATTTAATTCCTTGTATGCAAAAGTACATCTTGGATTTTATTTACTCCTAATAAAATCCATAAAACTCTTTCCCAACCAATTCCGATAGTGAAAACTGGTGGAGACCCACTTTTCAATGCGTTAATGTAATAGTTATATTGTTGAGTTTTGTTGCTTCGATTTAACAAGGACAGTGATTCTAAAAAGTCATTTACTACATATTCTTTTTCACTGCCGCTTGCAATTTCAACACCATTAAGGATTAAGTCTATTCCCTTGCTGGAAACAATATTATTATCGTTAGTCGAAGGTATCTTCTTTGTAAAAATATTCTGACCAATATTCATTTGTGAAGGGTCAGTTTCGTTCTCATCTAGAATAAAAGGATAGTTCTCTATCCAACAAAAGTTATATGTATCTATCTGTTTATTTCTACTTAACGATCTAGTAATACTTGAGAAAAAACTAAAAACTATTTCCTTCCGGATTTTAGAATCTACCAATAATGTATATCCTGTTGATTTTACTGATAGTTTTGATAACAGCCTTTGGAACTCATTAATATTTATATCAATTCCTGATAAGATATCAAGTTGCTCCTGTTTGTGTTTAACAACTGCATAATCTGAAAACTCTTTTTTCATTTTTGCAATAATCTTATTTTCTATGGTTTTTGGAAGTTCATAAGGAATTATAAGTGTATTATATTGTTTTAGTTCCTCTCTCGTTGAATAACTAAAAGTTGGTCTCAAAAATTCTTTATATCTTAAATCTGGTTTATCCGATGAATAAAGGAACATGGCGTCATCATAGGAAATACTATCAAAAGGTATAGTTATTTCTTTATTGAAATATTTTTTTATTAAATAGAAGAAAAACCGTTCAATAAATTGTTTTCCTTGCTCATTACTAACAAAAGCCATATTTATAGCTAATTGTGTGAACTCTACTAAATCATCAATTTTATTTTCATTATTTTCCTCTGGTAAACGAAAGCATGGATGAAATTGAAATACCCTTTCAATACCACTAATGACGTTTAAAAGATTTAAAATATTTGGAGATTGAAGCAGCGTATATTCAACTTGATTTGATAGATTATTTAAAACCTTCCACTCTTCAAAACCATACTCTTGTACACTTTCCCATAACAATGGATTTCGAATTTCAATAAAACTTTCTTTAGTAAGAAAATCTCTTACACCACATTCGATTTCATTGATTAATTTAAGTTTTTTTAGAAAATCAAAATCAACTAATTTCTTATAACTCCTTCTACTTTCTTCCTCGCAGGTATTCAAAATCTGTATACTATTAGCTTTAACTTTAAATTCATCTCCACTAGAATATACATCTCCATTTATTTGAACAACATCTCTAACATTGACTGATAAGAACTTCATATCTACTTCTACCAATATTTCTCCTGTAAAGTCCCAAACTACGATTTCATTTATCCGAGATTTCTTGATCCAACCTGCTATTAATATTTCCGAATCTCTATCTGATATATCTTTAATAAGTGTTCTTGTTATTGCCATAAATTACTCCTTCTTAATCTCTAGTAAGAGCCCAAGGTATTATTGTTTTGTAAAATTTACATTTTTCAGGATTTAATTTTTTGTTTCTAACTATTGATTCAAATGTACATGGTCCACCACAAATGTTATATCCAACACATTTAAGACAAGAATCTTTACTGTGATCCTCAAAGTGCCAATTAATATATTCTTCATTAAGTTCAAATTCGTCAAACGGTTGTGTACACCTTTCATCACATTCTACAACACAATTAGAAACTAACCCCTGACTTGTTAGATAAACTCCCCATGAATTTTCTTGTTGTCCATAGGTTAAGTTCATACAAGAGTTGGTTTGTGGAATTTTATTATTCACTGAAAAAACAATATTATTTCCAGGTTGGTTTATTGGTATCTTTTTACTATCACAGTATTCCCATGCTTCCATTATTGCTTTAGCCAATTTTTTCCCATCTATGTCCCAACCTCTCTCATTAGGTTGTGGGGTATTAATGCTGATTTCTGTACACCCTAAATCTTCAACTAAATGTTTAATAATATTTTTAAATATTGGAAGGTTTTCATTTGTTGGTGTAATAATTCCTGACAGATTTCCACCAACATTTTTATAATTTTCCATACCTTGTAATACTGAACTATAACTACCATTTCCATTTGGATATATTCTATTTTTGTCATTTATTTCTTTCCAACCGTCGATACTAAAAACTAGTAATATTCCTGTATCTTTAAAATACTGGGCAATTTCTTCGGTTACTAGAGTCCCATTTGAAACAATTTCTTCGGTGAAACCAGTAATTTTACCACTATTCTTTGCTTCTTGTAACATTTCATGGCCTTTTTTGATTAGATCCATTCTAATAAGAGGTTCTCCACCAAAATATTGAATAATTGGTGAGGCACCTATATTCTGTTCAATAAACCAATTCATCGTATTTACAAATAGATCAGTTTCCATGTTGCCTTTACTTGTATAAATATCATTAACAAAACAATACTTACACCTTAGATTGCATTTTTCAGTTAAAGAGATCCTTAAGTAACCAATTCGATTTTTTCGGGTTCTTTTTGCTATTCTTCGTCTTATTTCTCTTTGCTGTTTCGCATCTTTAAATTCAGTTTCATTTAAGGGTACTATAAATTTGTTATCTTTAAGAGAAACAGCTACTTCACTCTGATAATTTTCTTTTGGCACTTCGTATTGCTTATAAATTTGATAATCCTCTTTTGAAAGTTCAAATAACCCCAATGAATTAGAATTGAATAAAATATAATTATTATTATTATCTTTTTCAAATACATGACTAAATTTCGATTGTCTATATAGCATAAAATTTCTCCTTATAATTTATCTTTTTTAAATACAATGATGGAAAAGAGGGGAGATAAAATAGCCCTCTTTTTCCATAAATAATCAACATTAATTTGTTTCGTTTTCTTCAACTGCAATTGCTTCTAAGAGATCATTTTCAAATTCCTCAAATTCAACATCCATTGTTAAATGACTTCTGGATCTTTTACATGCATCTGCAAAATCTGGTGCTTCAAGTTTAATTTTCTTTTCAATCATTAAGGTCATCTCCATTCTTCAAATAAATAGTAATCTCATTTATAGAATAATATTCTATTTTATGGTGTAACTAGTTAATAATTTCATTTGTTAATTTAGAAAAAATAGTATATTTAGATAATTGTCACAAGATATTTAATTTATAATACTGAATAAACTGAGCTTTTTGATTTCAAATTAATAATAAGTTGAGAAAATAATTGAAAAGTCGGTCAATTAACAACCTTATTTTCCCATATTTTCATAATATTAATTTGTTTCGTTCTCTTCAACTGCAATTGCTTCTAAGAGATCATTTTCAAATTCCTCAAATTCAACATCCATTGTTAAATGACTTCTGGATCTTTTACATGCGTCTGCAAAATCTGGTGCTTCAAGTCTAATTTTCTTTTCAATCATTATGGTCACCTCCATTCTTTATATTTCCCATGTATAGAATAATATTCTATTTTATGAAATAACTAGTTTATAATTTAATATGTAAATATACAGAAAACAATATATT
It encodes the following:
- a CDS encoding HD domain-containing protein, giving the protein MKKELVIEETVKFVRSTLEGEGSGHDWWHIYRVWKNALLISKNEDVDMLVVQLATLLHDISDWKFNNGDATIGPKVAKEWMDILNIDDNTISHVCSIIKTMSFKGNGATSIMKTKEGKIVQDADRLDAIGAIGIARTFTYGGYIKQEIYNPNVVPKKHKSFEEYKQTKTTTINHFYEKLLLLKERMNLPISKEIAKKRHVFMEDYLRKFHEECNGQS
- a CDS encoding NAD(P)-dependent oxidoreductase, translating into MEYVIAIPYSLDINAAIKLKKHGIPVITPNDITDVSTIALEKIIEISNSNKKLVIQEVGGYLSSHLDTIKSLGSVVGIVEDTAQGHWRYKKYDRQQLPILSIAFSPLKNIEDTLIGDAVIYSLERILREEFTDLIQGKSCLVLGYGKIGKSCSIALKGREAFVSVFDIDPILSLTARVEGYRTGELEDLIKDADIIIGATGKTSLSGSIFEHFKDGAILASASSRDIEFDIKQISKYCKNNSHPLIWDCANKSKNNFFLLNEGLPVNFRDLSILGPYLQLVYGELFYCIQKLARQEELVGMHTLLDSDQRFIAQKFHEHINSKKMKKEKLVI
- a CDS encoding radical SAM protein, translated to MINHVGLILTTKCNLKCKYCFYNNDTYSINNADLDLPKFYEFFDNITVKSPIDRLTITGGEPLLRKDLLTFISEISKKVRNILILTNGILLTEQILKDIFKNNVKLGISLDSLNDSYGNKFRGKHSELLKSLQLIHSLGYASKVTLNTTISPNNLTDVEDIVHFSEEMGFSLNLNLMDSHNLLSWDTATVDQKEQLLSIIKDHYNNESNSFHYRLAKFLISNTQYTIPNCMFSSKSIIIDSDGSIVPCFHNKTIIGNIEDEVDFILRNHNKFLKEHKGNFECFRKACFALF
- a CDS encoding aminopeptidase — its product is MNEFIKFGSFDNQVTKSHKILLVREKRKSIFVDKLINSLRNKKVNIEEYYIVNQDDLKKLLFVLNQKPTGTQLYIVTSDFLNLHLLIKRCEELRIPTILFDDPTLNIPKKYINDIVNIHLKAINIEYSELRNRNEKVKNLIDNGDSFQIKSPNGTNMKFQKEKGKRIFVENCKFSENESLFQIPGGEVFFAPKPFTAEGIIIQECGSKKAEITINNGFASFNYGKYKNKKVPFAEFGIGTNQGVRKLKFLSSYEKCLGTCHIGFGNNINMDGIFEEPYHFDIVIDNFQLSIDGEAIFSCWGDLHKK
- a CDS encoding MFS transporter gives rise to the protein MKKLELHKKYTIFTGVMLSGYSMVDKMYGAVYIVLMSLKGISPFQISIIFAVASLSLAIFDYPSGNISDLFGRKKITSIGFFTWGLGLCLFGLSSSFILFIISAIIMSLGVSLISGSPQAWYLDKLNEVNKFDYKDIAYPKIVGFATAFSVVGALLASISSSINNYIPVVLGGLIAIALSLVIFIRFEDNYGSRSEKSIIKEIKITTLDFIKNKTMLIILLRNILSHGALLGFLLTWQVYGNNMLGLEIEFMGILLVLFMAVISLASFFTAFLTKKKVTTLTILVFGTVLSAMGLLLVGLHSSLFFFLVGLTIFEFGLGMQHSSYGAWVQDYIPGQKRATFYSGLTALQSLAGFFLALLIGYINQKIGYSFIWYFASLLLILSNIPVYYIKKSCPKEIQLNRVGLHE
- a CDS encoding DUF885 family protein; the protein is MEIYSKLRDEYIKISSEFYPGLATHWGIQRSYLTIYSKKNILKTINCYKNLQKRMEEISYKDSRSFRKLNRAVKLRLFELEALEIWRKPNFYIINSLNTISVIWRNFENIFQSPVPNHEQISCRIKYLPDFFKVARENLNHSKLTKLDCLTAILNISHFNKNLEKIKQDLNIPLIELSILTKEINSFSSFLKNKSQESIPLKRPLGEENLATYIYLESGLTIDLGLLLEKLKAHLSVRADFLQPTKRSFSTSFNEVLKSPSEEVLSQLIKIGKNHFNVNDTFIKSLQITELNNINVDMHGKFGYMKCMDLQKEHILGAMIYDKNKVNNINSILGVIHEVYPGHHYSWTLKSKSNYQENIIFFNPVFEEGWAKYCEHFFTYKIFKDINFIDEFELGISKAILLAMATLYTHSNNLDFRKIISTLSNYFPVFSQSEIKQACIQAYIYPIESISYMLGFYFVQSYFNKRTLNPKSVIELVCDYERYIEEYNYEKIRIT
- a CDS encoding amino acid--tRNA ligase-related protein, coding for MAITRTLIKDISDRDSEILIAGWIKKSRINEIVVWDFTGEILVEVDMKFLSVNVRDVVQINGDVYSSGDEFKVKANSIQILNTCEEESRRSYKKLVDFDFLKKLKLINEIECGVRDFLTKESFIEIRNPLLWESVQEYGFEEWKVLNNLSNQVEYTLLQSPNILNLLNVISGIERVFQFHPCFRLPEENNENKIDDLVEFTQLAINMAFVSNEQGKQFIERFFFYLIKKYFNKEITIPFDSISYDDAMFLYSSDKPDLRYKEFLRPTFSYSTREELKQYNTLIIPYELPKTIENKIIAKMKKEFSDYAVVKHKQEQLDILSGIDININEFQRLLSKLSVKSTGYTLLVDSKIRKEIVFSFFSSITRSLSRNKQIDTYNFCWIENYPFILDENETDPSQMNIGQNIFTKKIPSTNDNNIVSSKGIDLILNGVEIASGSEKEYVVNDFLESLSLLNRSNKTQQYNYYINALKSGSPPVFTIGIGWERVLWILLGVNKIQDVLLHTRN